AACGTGACCCTTGCGATGCTTTTGTCGCCGGCCTCCGACTGATCGGCGATCATCGCTGTCGAGCCGGTCACGTATGCCTTGAGCCCGCGCGGCTTCGGCGTGGTGTCCACGATATGCCGCACGGCGTACACCGAGTTGTACGCCGCCGTTTCGCTGTTGCCGGCGAGATAGACCACGGCATACGCAGCTTTGTCGTCGGGGCTCTGCGATCCCCCGGCGGTCAGCGGATCACTCCAGAAGTCCTGGATGTGCGCGACATGCTTGGTATCGGCCGAAAGGCGTCGCATCAGCTCCTTGTAGAAGCGGTGAGCGTCATCGCCGAGTGGTTTGCTGTCCTCCAGCACTATCGTGGCCGCGTTGTCCGAACCGGTCTCTTTGAACACCTCTCCGATGCGCCTCAGCGCCTGAATGGAAGCGCCCCCCGCGGGGCTCATCGAAACCGAGTGCGCTTTGCCGACCACTTCCAGTTGCGGGATCGCGATGTTGAGAACGGCGGTGAGCCCCAGCCATAACAGGACGATCGGCACCGCAAACCGGCGGATCAGCTGTGGAACAAGCGATTCGCTCATCCGGCGTTCACCTGGCAGAAGGTCAACGCCTTCGGTCCGGTCTGGGACCGTTCGTCCTTGGTTTCGCCGTTCACCATGATGCGGCAACCGATCTCGCTGCCGGTGCTTTGCGCCAACAGGTTGACGGTGACCGATGTCAGCGTCGTCGTCACAGTTTGCGACCACGGCAGCGGAATGTTTTCCAGGCGTTGCACGTGCGCCTCGGGATCCAAATAGGCGATCTTTGCGGTCGCGGCGGGGCCAAAGACTTCATAGGTCACGCGTTTCGGGTCGAATAACGGATCCTCGAGATCGGCCTTGACCCTGACAACGGGGTGTCCGTGAACGCCGAACATGCTGTGGAGACGGTAGATACCGAACCCCGCGACTCCGGCAATGGCGACAACGGCCAGCAGCAACCACATTCGCTTCACGGCTCTGGTAACCGAATTCATTTTTTACCCTCGCGCTTTGCCCCGCGCCGCAATTTCATGTTCCGTGCGTTAGCGACGTAGACGCTACCGCCGACGGGCAAAACCATCGGCGGATTTGCGCGAATCGTTATACGGCGCGGCACCGCGCCGCCGTCTAATGCTGGGGTCGGCGGTTCATCGAGCGCGCGACCATGATCAGGCTGAGCACGATGAGCGCTCCGATGACGGCTACGCCCACCCGGATCGGCAGCGCATCGGCCGATCCCATGAGCCCGGCGGCCTGCGCGCCGTTGCCCTGTCGGTCGGCGGCGGCGTCACGCTTGGCGGGCGCCAGCGAGGGGTCGGGTTCGATCAGGTTGCCGACCTGGGTGCCCTGCGGCGTGCTGAATCCGTAGTCCAGCAGGTGTGCAGCCTGCTCCCACGGGGCGATCGGCTGCCGCGTCCCGTGCAGCAGCACGGCCATCAAGCGTCGCCCATTGTGGTTGGCCGCGCCCACGAAGGTCTGGCCGGCGTCGTCGGTGTAACCGGTCTTGCCGCCCAGCGCGCCCGGGTACTTGTAGAGCAGCTGGTTGTCGTTTTCCAGTTCGTAGCCGGGGCTGTCGCCGTGGCCGGGAAAGTCGAACGTCCGCGTCGCGACAATGTCGGCGAAAGTCGGGTTCTGCCAGGCATATCGGTAGAACAGGCCGATGTCGTAGGCCGACGTGCTCATGCCGGGCCCGTCCAGACCGGACGGCGTCGCCGCCCGGGTGTCCTTACCGCCGAGCTTGGCGGCCAGCACGTTGATCTTCTCCACCGCCTGCTGCATCCCGCCGAGCTGCATGGCCAGCGCGTGCGCGGCGTCGTTGCCGGAGTGCATGAGCAGGCCATGCAGCAGCTGGTTGACGGTGAACACCCCGCCTTCTTCGACGCC
This genomic interval from Mycobacterium sp. SMC-2 contains the following:
- a CDS encoding MmpS family protein; the protein is MNSVTRAVKRMWLLLAVVAIAGVAGFGIYRLHSMFGVHGHPVVRVKADLEDPLFDPKRVTYEVFGPAATAKIAYLDPEAHVQRLENIPLPWSQTVTTTLTSVTVNLLAQSTGSEIGCRIMVNGETKDERSQTGPKALTFCQVNAG
- a CDS encoding D-alanyl-D-alanine carboxypeptidase family protein is translated as MNFLRPASCLAAALFLGAAPATLAAPIATAEPGAEPNAAPANCPFKVNTPPAVDSSEVPQAGDPPLPLAVPPKPVGGEALGSCGIVAAPDTPPLPTDVSADAWLVADLDSGAVIAAKDPHGRHRPASIIKVLVAMVSINALNLNKSVPGTAEDAAAEGTKVGVEEGGVFTVNQLLHGLLMHSGNDAAHALAMQLGGMQQAVEKINVLAAKLGGKDTRAATPSGLDGPGMSTSAYDIGLFYRYAWQNPTFADIVATRTFDFPGHGDSPGYELENDNQLLYKYPGALGGKTGYTDDAGQTFVGAANHNGRRLMAVLLHGTRQPIAPWEQAAHLLDYGFSTPQGTQVGNLIEPDPSLAPAKRDAAADRQGNGAQAAGLMGSADALPIRVGVAVIGALIVLSLIMVARSMNRRPQH